The genomic DNA ACTAGAGTCTAGTTAGATATATAAAATGATGTATTAAGATACTTTTTTTTAACGTCTAAAAAAATTACATAACAAAAATAAAAAAATAAAAATAAATATATATAAAATAATAATATACAAGTTTATAAAAAAATAAAAAAAATAAAAACCATGATTAATATTATTAACAATATTAAAAATATAATAAAAAGCTGAAAAATATAATATAATTTTTATTAAAAATATTGTTAAAAATATATTGACTTGTAATTTGTTTTAATTTATACTTTCTTTATATAGAAGGGGTGTGAAAAATGGAAGAGAAAAAAAGAGGACGACCAAAAAAAGAAAATAAAAAACAAACAATTTCATTAACGTTAGACACTTATGTCATAGATCAATTAAAAGAAAAAAAAGAAATTAATGAATATAAAAGTTTATCAAAACTGATAGAAGATGTACTTATAAACTATTTATTTTTAAATAAAAAATAAGAAGGTGAATTAATGGGGAAAATATTAACAGTTAAAGTAAATAAAGGTGGAATTGGGAAAACTTTTATAACATTACAGTTAGGAGCATATTTAGCTTTAAATAATAAAAAAGTAATGATATTAACTTCAGATAGTCAAAATAATATAATTGATTATTCTAAAAATAAAGAAATCCTTTATAAAAAAGGATTAAAAGAATTTGTAAAAGGTGGGGAAGGAGAAAAAATAAAAATAAGAGAAAATTTATTTTTTATACCATTGGAAAGTAATACTTTTGGAAATAGATTTTTAAATTCGTTACCATTATTTTTAGAAAAGTTAAAAGAAGAATATGACTATGTATTAATAGACAGTATTCCAACTATGAAAATAGATAGCGTTTTTGTGGCAAATTCTGATAAAATAATAATTCCTTGTTTTGCTGATAAAGTAACAATTAAAGGTGTTATAAATGTTGTAAAAGAAGCAGGAGCAGAAAAAATATTAGCAATTATGGTAAATAAATATGAAAATAAAAAAATTCAAAAACTTTTATTAGAAGAAATTAAAGAAGCTATATTAGGTACAGATATTTTATTCCCAACTCCTATAAAAAATACTTCAGATATTGAAGAATTGCTATATAAAGGAAAAACAATATGGGAATCAAATTCAATTAAGATATTAGAAATAAAAAGAATATTTGAAGAAATTGGAAATGAAATATTAAATTATGATGAGATAAAGGA from Cetobacterium ceti includes the following:
- a CDS encoding ParA family protein, whose translation is MGKILTVKVNKGGIGKTFITLQLGAYLALNNKKVMILTSDSQNNIIDYSKNKEILYKKGLKEFVKGGEGEKIKIRENLFFIPLESNTFGNRFLNSLPLFLEKLKEEYDYVLIDSIPTMKIDSVFVANSDKIIIPCFADKVTIKGVINVVKEAGAEKILAIMVNKYENKKIQKLLLEEIKEAILGTDILFPTPIKNTSDIEELLYKGKTIWESNSIKILEIKRIFEEIGNEILNYDEIKENNLFDIDF